Part of the Tautonia rosea genome, GCGACTTGGAGCTTCACCGTCTCTCCCGGGGCGACCTACCGGATCGCGTCCACCTGGTCGGCCGGATCGAACCGGGCCAGCGCCGCGCGGTTCGGCCTGCTGGACGGTGGCTCGTCGCTTGGGACGGTCCTGGTGGACCAGCGCCAGTCGCCGGGAGATGTCACGTCGCAGGGAGCGGGCTGGGAGGAGCTTGGGGTGGTGACGGTGTCCTCCGGGGTACTGCAGGTCCGGCTGAGCAACCTGGCCGACGGGTTCGTCATCGCCGACGCCGTGCGGATCGAGGAAGTCTCGGCCCCGAGATCGGCCCCCTCGTCCCCATCCTCGCAATTCTCGTTGCTCGAACTGGCGTTGTTCGACGAAGACCTCTCAAAGACGTCTCGATGGTTCCCGAACCTGTCCGGGGCCGAGCTCAGCGTAATCGATCAGCTCGCCCAGACTCTCGTACGTTCGTGAGCCCCTGAGCATCGCGATCACCTCGGGGCGGGTCGCCGCGTTCGGCGGATCCGCCCCGCGAGTGCCCCCAGAAATGGGTCTGATAATGAACCTTATGCTCGCTTCACGTTCACGTGAGTGTGACCTCGAAACGCTGCCGGGCTGCGATAGCCGATCGTCGAATACAGCCGGCAACGGTTGTATAAGACCTCGATGTACTCGAACACTCGGCTTGAGCGTCGAACGACGTTCGGTCGAGTTCAATCCTGCTCGACATCGGGGGGGACGACCGAGGACCAGGCTGAGCCGACCTTGAGTTCATCGAGACGCCAACGGGCCTCCGGGCCGGCGGAGAGTCGAATGGACCTGATCGGGAGGGTGATCGACATGGAGGTCGCTTGTGCCGTCCAGGCGTCTGGTTCCTCGGCGTCGGCACGCTCCCCTGGGCGGTAGACGCGGAGGGCGGCGGTCTGCTGGTCCGCACGAACGCCAAGCTTGAGGACGACCAGGTAAGTCTCCCGGTCCAGTAGACCGGTCGCGGTCTCGTCGATCTCACCCGCGACGCTAATGAACGGGAAGCCCCGGGAGGTAACGCCGAAGGTGACGCCGTCCCGTCGTCCGGCCCCAAGGCCTTCGGCGTCGGGCTCAAGCGTGATCTGCAATGCTTGCCCGGAGTCCGATCGGGCCGGTTCCCGGCCGATCAGCAGGCTGACGAACCAGGCATCGCCGCCCCCCGCCGCGACGGGCTCCTCGAAGCACCGGCGGATGTCATCCCCGGACTCGAGGGCGAGCAGGCGACGTCCCGAGCGGTCGAGGCCGAAGACGACGTCGCCGGGGGCATCGACGACGGAGGCGATCCGGCCCCGTTCACCAGCGGCGGGAATCCAGCCGTCCGCCCACCCGAAACCGCTCCGGCCGCGACGCAGGTGGCCTGCGAGGTTCTCGAACCCGTCATAGGCCAGCAACGCTCCCCCGGTGGACTCCCGCAGGTCCGCCTCGATCCGGCGGACGAACTGCCGGAGGCCGAACGGGATGCGCCGGGGCCGCCCTGGCTCGCTCCTCAGAAATCGCCTGGCCTCACCCGATGCGATGCGATCCTCAAGGCCCACGACCGCATCGGTCGGGAGCCAGATCACACTGCCGTCGAAGACGTGGACCTCGGTCGCGTCCTCGTCGAGGGACACCGCGTACTCGGTGCCTTCGTCGATGATCCGGGCCTCAGGTGTTTCCAGCGTGAAGCCGACGGAGACCTCCGTGACCTCGACGACGAGGGTCCCGGCCCTCAGCCGGGCGGAGTCCGTCGACTCGACGGACAGCTCGCAGGGGCCCTGGAGGATGAGATTCGTGCCCGAGTCGAACCGCAGCTCCGCGGCACCGGAGGCCAGGGCGATCGCCCCGGCCGAGAAGCGGCCCGCTTGCAAGGCGGGCGGGATCCGCCATCGGCAGTCGATCCCCTCGACCAGCCTGCCGAGGTCGCGTCGGTCCGCTGGTTGTGAGCCGGCCTTGTCGTCGGAGGCCTTCGAGACGATCCGGTCGGGGGA contains:
- a CDS encoding golvesin C-terminal-like domain-containing protein → ATWSFTVSPGATYRIASTWSAGSNRASAARFGLLDGGSSLGTVLVDQRQSPGDVTSQGAGWEELGVVTVSSGVLQVRLSNLADGFVIADAVRIEEVSAPRSAPSSPSSQFSLLELALFDEDLSKTSRWFPNLSGAELSVIDQLAQTLVRS
- a CDS encoding FecR domain-containing protein, whose protein sequence is MSDENLLRLIDAIVDGTISEEDHRALQRRLASDASARALFRERIDLEAGLRTWAQEQSAGAGDRATRAQGNPARCGPRTAPRSWRWGIAAATLAAAALVLIASQIVPSKPSPDRIVSKASDDKAGSQPADRRDLGRLVEGIDCRWRIPPALQAGRFSAGAIALASGAAELRFDSGTNLILQGPCELSVESTDSARLRAGTLVVEVTEVSVGFTLETPEARIIDEGTEYAVSLDEDATEVHVFDGSVIWLPTDAVVGLEDRIASGEARRFLRSEPGRPRRIPFGLRQFVRRIEADLRESTGGALLAYDGFENLAGHLRRGRSGFGWADGWIPAAGERGRIASVVDAPGDVVFGLDRSGRRLLALESGDDIRRCFEEPVAAGGGDAWFVSLLIGREPARSDSGQALQITLEPDAEGLGAGRRDGVTFGVTSRGFPFISVAGEIDETATGLLDRETYLVVLKLGVRADQQTAALRVYRPGERADAEEPDAWTAQATSMSITLPIRSIRLSAGPEARWRLDELKVGSAWSSVVPPDVEQD